In the Theobroma cacao cultivar B97-61/B2 chromosome 1, Criollo_cocoa_genome_V2, whole genome shotgun sequence genome, one interval contains:
- the LOC18613469 gene encoding classical arabinogalactan protein 26 produces the protein MASLCSLWGIFMVFMAYFSSLAFSSSQLHVKYSTISAAPAFLPSAPPAHPPGAAPYIEPLFPTPRGVAPSPTDSSLPTIPSNPSPPNPDNILAPGPGFALSPSGSSPASTSVSLTSAGALNLTLFLGLLVVYLLQQLSGV, from the coding sequence aTGGCTTCCCTTTGCTCACTCTGGGGAATTTTCATGGTCTTCATGgcttatttttcttcactAGCTTTTTCTTCATCTCAGTTACATGTAAAATACTCCACTATATCAGCTGCACCCGCATTCTTGCCAAGTGCTCCTCCCGCCCATCCTCCAGGTGCTGCCCCATATATTGAACCTTTGTTCCCTACCCCTCGAGGTGTGGCACCTTCTCCAACTGATTCGTCACTGCCTACCATTCCTTCAAACCCCAGTCCCCCGAATCCGGATAACATTTTGGCTCCTGGCCCTGGTTTTGCACTTTCACCATCTGGCTCTTCGCCGGCATCCACTTCGGTTTCTCTAACTTCAGCTGGAGCTCTGAATTTAACATTGTTTCTTGGTTTGTTGGTGGTTTACTTATTGCAGCAGCTTTCTGGTGTGTGA
- the LOC18613470 gene encoding protein NETWORKED 3A, producing MVEMMNKMETSRWWWFDSHHNGSKRSPWLQSTLSELDKKTKAMLKLIEEDADSFAQRAEMYYKKRPELISLVEDFYRAHRSLAERYDQVKSDPGTRLVTTLGSPFSSMKFCAEKTTNVMDKIYDSFSETTFDTEDYAESEVDDPEHEDETEEEVADPELESKYETNTVTKGGDVEKEDGTLLEQEEREVSSEVCDDEVMKLREEIEKLETENKVQKAQLMQKDEEKREVIRQLSLAVQMLKDENMELRKRIVKESPRKWSPLEFSKLKGGLFGMFFNGSPKSHPSVVAL from the exons atggtGGAAATGATGAACAAGATGGAAACTTCACGCTGGTGGTGGTTTGATAGCCATCACAACGGTTCCAAGCGCTCTCCATGGCTTCAATCCACTCTTTCTG AGCTGGACAAGAAGACAAAGGCAATGTTAAAATTGATCGAGGAAGATGCAGATTCCTTTGCCCAACGTGCAGAAATGTATTACAAAAAACGGCCAGAACTGATTAGCTTGGTTGAAGATTTCTACCGAGCCCATCGTTCACTGGCTGAGCGGTATGATCAAGTTAAATCAGACCCTGGAACTCGGCTCGTAACAACATTGGGATCCCCATTTTCGTCCATGAAGTTCTGCGCAGAGAAGACAACAAATGTGATGGATAAAATCTATGATAGCTTCTCTGAGACTACTTTTGATACTGAAGACTATGCTGAATCAGAAGTTGATGACCCTGAACATGAAGATGAAACTGAGGAAGAAGTTGCAGATCCTGAGCTGGAAAGCAAATACGAAACCAATACAGTAACGAAAGGAGGAGATGTTGAAAAagaggatggaaccctacttgaacaagaagaaagagaagtttCAAGCGAGGTCTGTGATGATGAAGTGATGAAGTTAAGGGAAGAAATAGAGAAACTTGAAACAGAGAACAAGGTTCAGAAGGCTCAATTGATGCAGAAAGATGAAGAGAAGAGAGAGGTGATTAGACAACTCAGTTTGGCTGTCCAAATGCTCAAGGATGAGAATATGGAGCTCAGGAAGAGGATTGTTAAAGAATCACCCAGGAAATGGAGCCCCCTCGAATTCAGCAAATTAAAAGGAGGACTTTTTGGGATGTTTTTCAATGGATCTCCAAAGTCTCATCCCAGTGTTGTTGCTCTCTAG